The following proteins are encoded in a genomic region of alpha proteobacterium U9-1i:
- a CDS encoding methionine biosynthesis protein MetW has product MANVAPLRPLPVLELGAPAPPRADYEVIAQMVRQNAKVLDVGCGDGALLNLLARERGAKGRGMELSQAGVNACVSRGLSVVQGDADRDLKDYPSAAFDYVILSKTIQAVRHPRSVLKELARIGERVIVSFPNFGHWRVRTQLLTRGRMPVTGNLPARWWETDNLHLCTVRDFAELATELHLTIERAVPLTRGQPGAPFAKNIWNANWFAEEAVFLLAQN; this is encoded by the coding sequence ATGGCCAACGTGGCGCCGCTCCGCCCCTTGCCCGTGCTTGAGCTTGGCGCCCCCGCGCCGCCACGCGCGGACTATGAAGTGATCGCGCAAATGGTGCGCCAGAACGCCAAGGTCCTCGATGTCGGTTGCGGCGACGGCGCGCTCTTGAACCTGCTTGCCCGCGAGCGCGGCGCCAAGGGCCGCGGCATGGAGCTTTCGCAAGCTGGCGTGAACGCCTGCGTGTCCAGAGGGCTCTCGGTCGTCCAGGGCGACGCGGATCGCGATCTCAAGGATTATCCCAGCGCCGCGTTTGATTACGTGATCCTGTCAAAGACGATCCAAGCCGTGCGCCACCCGCGCTCGGTTCTGAAGGAACTCGCCCGCATCGGCGAGCGGGTGATCGTGTCGTTCCCCAATTTCGGGCATTGGCGCGTGCGCACGCAATTGCTGACACGCGGGCGCATGCCGGTGACGGGCAATTTGCCGGCGCGCTGGTGGGAAACGGACAACCTCCATCTCTGCACCGTGCGCGATTTCGCCGAACTCGCAACAGAACTCCACCTGACGATCGAGCGCGCCGTGCCGCTTACGCGCGGCCAACCCGGCGCGCCATTCGCCAAGAACATCTGGAACGCGAACTGGTTCGCCGAAGAAGCGGTGTTCCTGCTGGCGCAGAATTGA
- a CDS encoding homoserine O-acetyltransferase: protein MNQSTAARLQAAGGVRTLTFDATAPLQLSNGQMLSPLTIAFETYGALNAEKTNAVLVCHALTGDQFVAGPNPVTGRPAWWPRIVGPGRPIDTNRFYVICANVLGGCMGTTGPASTAPDGQPYGLRFPVITVADMVRAQAMLVEALGIQSLFLVIGGSIGGMQALQWASAYPKRVFACASIATAARHSAQNIAFYEVGRQAIMADPDWRQGEYLAQSTRPSKGLAVARMAAHITYLSEEALRLKFDRALQGREKVGFGFDADFQVESYLRHQGQSFVDRFDANSYLYITRAVDYFDLAADFGGTLANAFQGGQTRHCVFAFSSDWHYPPEDNRAVVRALIAAGAEASFVEVETDKGHDAFLLDEPAFEGALTGFIDSAASARGLPLQGGA, encoded by the coding sequence ATGAATCAATCGACAGCAGCGCGTTTGCAGGCGGCAGGGGGTGTGCGCACCCTCACCTTCGACGCAACTGCGCCGTTGCAGCTCTCCAATGGGCAGATGCTGTCGCCGTTAACGATCGCATTCGAGACCTATGGCGCGCTCAACGCCGAGAAAACCAATGCGGTCCTCGTCTGCCACGCATTGACGGGCGACCAGTTCGTGGCCGGACCGAACCCTGTAACGGGCCGACCGGCTTGGTGGCCACGCATTGTCGGCCCCGGACGACCGATCGACACCAACCGCTTTTACGTGATCTGCGCCAACGTGCTGGGCGGCTGCATGGGCACCACGGGCCCTGCCTCCACCGCGCCGGATGGCCAACCCTACGGCCTGCGCTTTCCTGTCATCACCGTCGCCGACATGGTGCGCGCGCAAGCGATGTTGGTGGAAGCGTTGGGTATTCAATCGCTTTTCCTGGTCATTGGCGGCTCGATTGGCGGCATGCAGGCGCTACAATGGGCGAGCGCCTACCCAAAGCGCGTGTTCGCTTGCGCGTCGATCGCCACCGCGGCGCGTCACTCCGCCCAGAACATCGCGTTCTACGAAGTTGGCCGCCAAGCCATTATGGCCGACCCCGATTGGCGGCAAGGCGAGTATCTGGCGCAGAGTACACGCCCCTCGAAGGGTCTCGCCGTGGCCCGCATGGCTGCGCACATCACCTATCTCTCCGAGGAAGCGCTACGGCTGAAGTTTGATCGCGCGCTCCAGGGTCGCGAGAAGGTCGGGTTCGGCTTCGACGCTGACTTCCAGGTGGAGAGCTATCTGCGCCACCAGGGCCAAAGTTTCGTCGATCGCTTTGACGCCAATTCGTACCTCTACATCACGCGCGCGGTGGACTATTTCGACCTCGCCGCTGATTTCGGCGGCACGCTCGCTAACGCCTTCCAGGGCGGCCAGACACGCCATTGCGTATTCGCGTTCTCCAGCGATTGGCATTATCCGCCAGAGGACAATCGCGCCGTCGTGCGGGCTTTGATTGCAGCCGGCGCGGAAGCGAGCTTCGTCGAAGTTGAGACCGACAAGGGCCACGATGCGTTCTTGCTCGACGAGCCGGCGTTCGAAGGCGCGCTTACCGGCTTCATCGACAGCGCCGCCTCGGCGCGCGGCCTGCCCTTACAAGGAGGCGCGTGA
- a CDS encoding chorismate mutase I, with protein MDDASSPSDAERERLDAVRREVDRVDEQLLALVGERLRLTDSLAVLKATGPGLPIRPGREITLLRKLIAEAPQPVEPELVVELWRGLIAASLRRQRKVDVVVGGGRNDPTRMFDIARRHFGARTRVQHVGEPQMALQRAAENPENCVAVVPWLAAPGVGAWWPALSERRFHGLHLIAGLPMLGPASEEPEAAVFAVAQPEEGGRDVTLLLAFDPHHRLQRALNEIGFTGKEVSRAEPRVLVRIDGFVAPNDTRAAALTSHGLDGVRVLGSYARI; from the coding sequence ATGGATGACGCTTCTTCTCCGAGCGACGCTGAACGCGAGCGGCTAGACGCCGTGCGGCGCGAGGTCGACCGCGTGGACGAGCAATTGCTCGCCTTGGTCGGCGAACGCCTGCGGTTAACGGACAGTCTGGCGGTGCTGAAGGCGACGGGCCCTGGCCTGCCCATTCGTCCCGGTCGCGAAATTACATTGTTGCGAAAGCTGATCGCCGAAGCGCCGCAACCGGTTGAGCCGGAATTGGTGGTTGAGCTGTGGCGTGGACTGATCGCGGCGAGCCTGCGCCGACAACGAAAGGTCGATGTGGTTGTGGGCGGCGGCCGCAACGATCCGACCCGAATGTTCGACATCGCCCGACGTCATTTCGGCGCACGCACCCGCGTTCAGCACGTGGGCGAGCCGCAGATGGCGCTACAACGCGCCGCGGAAAATCCCGAGAATTGCGTGGCGGTGGTGCCTTGGCTGGCGGCGCCCGGGGTCGGCGCATGGTGGCCGGCTTTGTCCGAGCGGCGGTTTCACGGCCTGCACTTGATCGCGGGCTTGCCGATGCTCGGCCCAGCAAGCGAAGAACCAGAAGCTGCGGTGTTTGCAGTGGCGCAGCCAGAGGAAGGCGGACGAGACGTGACGTTGCTTCTGGCGTTTGATCCCCACCATCGTTTGCAGCGCGCTCTGAACGAGATCGGCTTCACGGGCAAGGAAGTTTCCCGCGCCGAACCACGTGTGCTGGTGCGGATTGACGGATTCGTCGCGCCGAACGACACACGCGCCGCCGCGCTCACGAGCCATGGGCTCGACGGCGTGCGCGTGCTCGGCTCTTACGCCCGCATCTAA
- a CDS encoding biosynthetic aromatic amino acid aminotransferase beta, producing MTLSPLPWILEIEPYKGGEATLPGIATPIKLASNENAFGPSPKAMAAFAAAAQRLHIYPEGSAQKLREALASKHGLDAARIVCGAGSDELFFLLTRAFVAPGDEVVTNEHAFGVYPIATLQSGGKIVEAKDGGTQGLDANVDALLAAVTPKTKILFLANPNNPTGTYLPASEIARLHRGLPENVLLVIDGAYAEFVDRPDFSWGIELADAPNVFLTRTFSKIYGLAALRIGWGYGAPVVIDALNRVRGPFNVSISAMEAAIAALDDQAFADMSADHVREELPRVTAALEQMGLGVTPSVCNFVLAHFAHGQAAKADAYLRSKGYILRAMKSYKLPDALRMTIGPTEHNSGALAALAEFMTQP from the coding sequence ATGACGCTTTCACCGCTCCCTTGGATTCTGGAGATCGAGCCGTACAAGGGCGGCGAGGCGACGCTTCCGGGCATCGCGACGCCGATCAAACTCGCTTCCAACGAAAATGCGTTCGGGCCCAGTCCGAAAGCGATGGCGGCGTTCGCAGCGGCCGCGCAGCGTCTGCACATCTATCCCGAAGGCTCGGCGCAAAAATTGCGCGAAGCGCTCGCGTCGAAGCATGGGCTCGACGCCGCGCGTATTGTGTGCGGCGCAGGCTCGGACGAATTGTTCTTCTTGCTCACCCGCGCTTTCGTCGCCCCCGGCGACGAGGTGGTGACCAACGAGCACGCTTTTGGCGTTTATCCGATCGCAACGTTGCAGTCTGGCGGGAAGATCGTCGAAGCGAAGGACGGTGGCACGCAAGGCCTCGACGCGAATGTCGACGCGCTGCTGGCGGCGGTCACGCCAAAAACCAAAATCCTGTTCCTCGCCAACCCGAACAACCCAACTGGCACTTATCTGCCCGCTTCCGAGATCGCGCGCCTGCATCGCGGGCTGCCCGAAAACGTGCTGCTCGTGATCGACGGCGCCTACGCAGAGTTTGTAGATCGGCCGGATTTTTCATGGGGCATTGAACTCGCGGACGCGCCGAACGTGTTCCTCACGCGCACGTTCTCCAAGATTTACGGTCTCGCGGCGTTGCGGATCGGATGGGGCTATGGCGCGCCTGTGGTGATCGACGCGCTGAACCGTGTGCGCGGGCCGTTCAATGTCTCAATCTCCGCGATGGAGGCGGCGATCGCCGCGCTCGATGATCAGGCCTTCGCTGATATGAGCGCCGACCACGTGCGGGAGGAATTGCCGCGCGTCACCGCCGCGCTCGAACAGATGGGGCTGGGCGTGACCCCCAGCGTCTGCAATTTTGTGCTCGCCCATTTCGCTCACGGCCAAGCCGCAAAGGCGGACGCCTATTTGCGTTCGAAGGGCTACATCCTCCGGGCGATGAAAAGCTACAAACTGCCAGACGCCTTACGCATGACAATCGGCCCAACTGAGCACAATTCCGGCGCGCTGGCGGCGCTCGCTGAATTCATGACGCAGCCATGA
- a CDS encoding cyclohexadienyl dehydrogenase yields the protein MSAVFPRIAIIGIGLIGSSIARAAREDGAAEAIAIFDADPGARDAARALNLGDVFDDPQGAAAGADLVILAVPVGVMGAAAEAVAPALKAGAIITDVGSTKRAVVEAVSAKTPAHALFVPGHPLAGTERSGPEAGFATLFKGRWNILTPLDDARPEYAAAVEKLSEFWRALGANVETMDAERHDVVLAVVSHLPHLIAFNIVAMAEDLESVTESEVVKYSASGFRDFTRIAASDPTMWRDVFLNNRDAVLEVLGRFSEDLAALQRAIRWGDGQKLYDLFDRARRMRREVIDAGQDSPAPNWGRDEKG from the coding sequence ATGAGCGCCGTTTTCCCGCGAATCGCCATTATCGGCATCGGCCTTATCGGCTCTTCGATTGCGCGCGCGGCGCGGGAGGATGGCGCGGCGGAAGCAATCGCAATCTTCGACGCCGATCCAGGCGCGCGCGACGCCGCACGCGCGCTCAACCTCGGCGACGTGTTCGACGATCCGCAAGGTGCGGCCGCTGGCGCAGATCTGGTCATCCTCGCGGTTCCCGTTGGCGTGATGGGCGCGGCTGCCGAAGCTGTTGCTCCAGCGTTGAAGGCGGGCGCGATTATCACCGACGTCGGGTCGACCAAGCGCGCCGTGGTGGAAGCGGTGAGCGCGAAAACGCCAGCGCATGCGCTGTTCGTGCCGGGTCACCCGCTCGCCGGCACCGAGCGTTCGGGTCCCGAAGCGGGCTTCGCGACTTTGTTCAAAGGTCGCTGGAATATCTTGACCCCGCTCGACGACGCTCGCCCCGAATACGCCGCTGCCGTCGAGAAACTCTCGGAGTTCTGGCGTGCGCTCGGCGCCAATGTCGAGACGATGGACGCTGAGCGGCATGACGTCGTACTCGCCGTCGTCAGCCATCTGCCGCACCTGATCGCCTTCAACATCGTCGCGATGGCCGAAGATTTGGAGAGCGTCACCGAGAGCGAAGTGGTGAAATATTCGGCGTCCGGCTTCCGCGATTTCACCCGCATTGCCGCCTCGGACCCAACCATGTGGCGCGACGTGTTCTTGAACAATCGCGACGCAGTGCTCGAGGTGCTGGGGCGTTTCTCGGAGGACCTCGCAGCCTTGCAGCGCGCGATCCGCTGGGGCGACGGCCAGAAACTCTACGACTTGTTCGACCGAGCCCGGCGAATGCGCCGCGAGGTCATCGACGCCGGCCAGGATTCGCCCGCGCCCAACTGGGGACGCGACGAGAAGGGCTGA
- a CDS encoding Gll4059 protein has product MARMTIALSAYDHVGLRVTDARRSLAFYREFGFEIDPDFTDDRVAEIVNVAGLRINLIFNGVAPPDGRNVLLDVPEKWPGYTHAAFIVEKLATILDWAAARGIAITEGPVDWGRRITCFLRDPDGNVLEFNELKA; this is encoded by the coding sequence TTGGCGCGCATGACGATCGCTCTCAGCGCCTATGATCACGTCGGCCTCCGGGTCACCGATGCGCGGCGATCGCTTGCCTTCTATCGCGAGTTTGGCTTCGAAATCGATCCCGATTTCACGGATGATCGCGTGGCTGAGATCGTCAACGTCGCGGGTCTGCGCATCAATTTGATCTTCAACGGGGTCGCTCCGCCCGATGGCCGCAACGTGTTGTTGGACGTGCCGGAAAAATGGCCCGGCTACACGCACGCCGCTTTCATTGTTGAGAAACTCGCTACTATCCTCGACTGGGCGGCGGCGCGCGGAATCGCCATTACCGAGGGCCCCGTCGATTGGGGCAGGCGCATCACCTGCTTCCTGCGCGATCCGGACGGCAATGTGCTGGAGTTCAACGAGCTGAAAGCCTAG
- a CDS encoding 1-acyl-sn-glycerol-3-phosphate acyltransferase, producing MRFITSLVFVVWFYLTMVICGGLMLPLVALGHDRYIWVAMRSWGKCTIFGLRWICGVHVKFEGLENLPPKGAALFASKHQTTLDTVLPAQFLDAPVFVVKKELIKMPVFGFYMKYGMIPVDREAHAKALKDMLRMSRTVIAKGRQIVIYPEGTRQEIGAPPEYKPGIAALYKDLGLPVTPIALNTGLVWRPSGIMRNPGTVTIKILPAIPAGLPRDEFMARLQSVIETESEALLPPHRRRTVGP from the coding sequence ATGAGATTTATCACATCGCTCGTATTCGTCGTGTGGTTCTACCTCACGATGGTGATCTGCGGCGGTTTGATGTTGCCGTTGGTGGCGCTCGGCCACGATCGCTACATCTGGGTCGCGATGCGCAGCTGGGGCAAATGCACCATCTTTGGCTTGCGTTGGATTTGCGGCGTACACGTCAAGTTCGAAGGGCTCGAAAACTTGCCACCCAAGGGCGCAGCTTTGTTTGCGTCCAAACATCAAACGACGCTCGACACGGTGCTACCGGCGCAATTTCTTGATGCGCCGGTGTTCGTGGTGAAAAAAGAACTCATCAAAATGCCGGTGTTCGGCTTCTACATGAAGTACGGCATGATCCCGGTGGATCGTGAGGCGCATGCGAAGGCGCTGAAAGACATGCTACGCATGTCGCGCACGGTGATCGCGAAAGGCCGCCAGATCGTGATCTACCCCGAAGGCACGCGCCAAGAGATCGGGGCGCCACCGGAGTACAAACCTGGCATCGCCGCGCTCTACAAGGATTTGGGCCTGCCGGTGACGCCGATCGCGCTGAACACAGGCCTTGTGTGGCGACCCAGCGGCATCATGCGCAATCCGGGAACCGTCACGATCAAGATTCTGCCGGCAATTCCCGCAGGTTTGCCGCGTGACGAATTCATGGCGCGGCTTCAAAGCGTGATCGAAACCGAGAGCGAGGCCTTGCTGCCGCCGCATCGGCGCCGCACCGTGGGGCCATGA
- a CDS encoding cell division protein FtsX, with protein sequence MRNALAGIERSLFWTLAFAAFAAAAAGFGARAADRMAVGYETQRGGYAIVRVIAPEGPAGISAAEAALTGSSHVTSAAPMTAGRAADLLAQWGGSPVSAAQMPDLRLIEIELTPEASRMDVSGEINATLAEGGVTAEVVRAPESAGGGGLAGFVRNAALWGALAFGGVMAVIVALAARSLAARRREYIAVLADLGATRTHAAGQVADEAAIIGLYAGAVGAVLAAAAAVIVLLILIPDATIETLPDMLMPIDLAPLVAAPLGAGLAAGFGARAAAGMFHAKAARLA encoded by the coding sequence ATGAGGAATGCGCTGGCGGGGATCGAACGGTCGCTGTTCTGGACGTTGGCGTTCGCCGCGTTCGCAGCTGCGGCAGCGGGGTTTGGGGCGCGCGCGGCGGATCGGATGGCTGTGGGGTACGAAACCCAAAGAGGCGGCTACGCCATCGTCCGCGTAATCGCGCCAGAGGGCCCGGCGGGCATCAGTGCGGCAGAAGCCGCCCTCACCGGCTCGTCCCACGTGACCAGCGCCGCACCCATGACGGCGGGCCGCGCGGCCGACTTGCTGGCGCAATGGGGCGGCTCCCCCGTGAGCGCGGCCCAGATGCCGGACCTGCGGTTGATCGAGATTGAGCTGACCCCCGAAGCCTCGCGCATGGATGTCAGTGGCGAGATCAACGCGACACTGGCCGAGGGCGGCGTCACCGCCGAGGTGGTCCGGGCGCCGGAAAGCGCCGGCGGTGGCGGGCTTGCCGGATTTGTCCGCAACGCAGCGCTTTGGGGCGCGTTGGCGTTCGGCGGGGTCATGGCGGTGATCGTTGCGCTCGCGGCGCGCAGCTTGGCGGCGCGGCGGCGTGAATACATCGCGGTTCTGGCTGACCTCGGCGCGACGCGCACCCATGCGGCGGGGCAAGTGGCGGACGAGGCGGCGATCATTGGTCTTTACGCTGGGGCCGTTGGTGCTGTGCTGGCGGCGGCGGCGGCGGTAATCGTCCTGCTGATCTTGATCCCGGACGCGACCATCGAAACACTGCCCGACATGCTGATGCCGATTGATTTGGCCCCGTTGGTGGCCGCGCCCTTGGGCGCAGGGCTCGCGGCCGGGTTCGGCGCGCGTGCTGCAGCGGGCATGTTCCACGCTAAGGCGGCGAGGCTCGCCTGA
- a CDS encoding cell division transporter (TC 3.A.5.1.1), with amino-acid sequence MARNYSVDLELFERGVLARLSQVDSSYDAAPVLVGVEFEVRVGEVALITGPSAAGKTSLIHLLRLAMPVRAGRAVILGADAARIGAVERARLKRRIGYVAENPTFVEHLSAFENVAMPLKLAGAKYRDYANDVQDLVEFVGIAEAARLPAERLSNAERRRTAIARALAAKPDLILADDPTAGMSPADGRRIVRLLAEMRRIGAGIVVTSQDEGLVECAPTLHSRLERGRLMPVTLREEAEADL; translated from the coding sequence ATGGCCCGTAATTACAGCGTTGATCTGGAGCTCTTCGAGCGGGGCGTTCTGGCCCGCTTGTCGCAAGTCGATTCGAGTTACGACGCCGCGCCCGTCCTCGTCGGAGTCGAGTTTGAAGTGCGCGTTGGCGAAGTCGCTCTGATCACCGGCCCCTCCGCCGCCGGCAAAACAAGTTTGATTCATCTGCTCCGGCTGGCAATGCCGGTAAGGGCTGGACGCGCCGTGATTTTGGGCGCCGACGCCGCGCGAATTGGCGCAGTCGAGCGTGCACGGCTGAAACGCCGCATCGGCTATGTCGCTGAAAATCCGACGTTTGTTGAACACCTGTCAGCATTCGAGAACGTCGCTATGCCGCTGAAGCTCGCTGGCGCGAAGTACCGCGACTACGCCAACGATGTGCAAGATCTTGTGGAATTCGTGGGCATCGCGGAAGCCGCGCGCCTGCCCGCTGAGCGCTTGTCCAACGCTGAGCGTCGCCGCACTGCGATCGCCCGCGCACTGGCGGCAAAACCGGACCTGATCTTGGCCGATGACCCCACGGCGGGCATGTCGCCGGCGGACGGACGCCGCATTGTGCGGCTGCTCGCGGAGATGCGTCGGATCGGCGCCGGAATAGTCGTGACGTCACAAGACGAAGGCCTAGTCGAGTGCGCGCCCACTTTGCATTCGCGGCTTGAGCGCGGCCGGCTGATGCCGGTGACGCTGCGCGAGGAGGCCGAGGCCGACCTATGA
- a CDS encoding hypoxanthine-guanine phosphoribosyltransferase has product MAEARLSVLLTEKEIAERIDALADGIGAQIDDGWTIVALMQGALPFAADLMRAIERRGRHPIYDSLWLESYRDARESSGKVVVRADISRSIEGRPALVLDDVFDSGRTLAFAQAHLLAKGATRALTCAFARKPLAAGLPIDAVGWDAPDKFLVGYGMDDKGRYRGLPYIAAVGD; this is encoded by the coding sequence ATGGCTGAGGCGCGTCTAAGCGTCCTGCTCACTGAGAAGGAAATCGCCGAGCGCATTGATGCGCTTGCCGATGGCATTGGCGCCCAGATCGATGATGGCTGGACGATCGTCGCGTTGATGCAAGGCGCATTGCCGTTTGCCGCAGACCTCATGCGGGCGATTGAGCGGCGCGGGCGTCATCCCATTTACGATTCACTTTGGCTCGAAAGCTATCGCGATGCGCGCGAGAGCTCGGGCAAGGTTGTTGTGCGCGCGGATATTTCGCGCTCCATCGAGGGCCGCCCGGCGCTTGTGCTGGACGACGTGTTCGATAGCGGCCGCACATTGGCGTTTGCCCAGGCGCATCTGCTGGCGAAGGGGGCGACACGCGCGCTTACGTGCGCCTTTGCGCGCAAGCCGCTCGCCGCCGGCCTGCCGATCGACGCCGTCGGCTGGGACGCGCCGGACAAGTTCCTCGTCGGCTACGGCATGGACGACAAAGGTCGGTATCGCGGCCTCCCTTATATTGCCGCCGTGGGCGACTAG
- a CDS encoding N-acyl-L-amino acid amidohydrolase, translating to MIRFFLIAASLVLAACGQAGPSAQHEAQPSPRVAEAMAAARTHVAANEEAIVTELRTLLALPNVASNPADIKRNAELLVAMLERRGASARILETPDAPASVYGEITTPGATRTLLFYAHFDGQPVGDPEAWVTPAFTPTLRAGRAEDDAVIIPWANATFPLADDARIYARSASDDKSPIVAMLAALDAMRAANIPLSANIKFFLEGEEEAGSPNLARTLETHRDALGSDLWIFGDGPIDPRGLPRVVLGVRGVISFRLTTYGPAMSLHSGHYGNVAPNPAARLAHLIASMRADDGTIIVDGFDRAADPISPQARALAREAYDDGEMLRGPQLAGTESGLTYGESVLRTALNVTQLQYASVGAQRNAIGPEASAGFDVRIAPGVTLEEVRELITAHVRAQGYELVDDAPTEAQRFAHAKLARLEWGDLGYVSAMSPPDNPGVARVIDVMRAATNNEVRVPPLLGGSLPIAPIGDVLNTPFVIVPIVNADNNQHAPNENVRMREFRHGIELYAALLAEAGNGWD from the coding sequence ATGATCCGATTTTTCTTGATCGCCGCATCGTTGGTGCTGGCCGCGTGCGGCCAAGCTGGCCCAAGCGCGCAGCATGAAGCGCAACCGTCCCCGCGCGTCGCCGAAGCGATGGCGGCGGCACGCACGCACGTCGCCGCCAATGAAGAAGCGATTGTCACCGAGTTGCGAACTTTGCTGGCGCTCCCGAACGTCGCCTCGAACCCAGCGGACATCAAACGCAACGCCGAACTGCTCGTGGCGATGCTGGAGCGACGCGGAGCAAGCGCGCGCATTCTTGAGACGCCCGACGCGCCGGCGTCCGTGTATGGGGAGATCACCACGCCGGGCGCGACGCGTACGCTGCTGTTTTACGCGCACTTCGACGGCCAGCCGGTCGGCGATCCCGAGGCGTGGGTCACGCCGGCTTTCACCCCGACACTCCGCGCCGGGCGCGCCGAGGACGACGCCGTTATTATTCCCTGGGCGAACGCCACCTTTCCGCTTGCCGACGATGCACGCATCTACGCGCGCTCGGCCAGCGACGACAAATCTCCGATCGTCGCGATGCTCGCCGCGTTAGACGCCATGCGCGCCGCCAACATCCCATTGTCGGCGAACATCAAATTTTTCCTCGAAGGCGAGGAGGAGGCGGGCTCCCCCAATCTCGCGCGCACGCTCGAAACGCATCGCGACGCGCTTGGCTCCGACCTGTGGATTTTCGGTGATGGGCCCATCGATCCGCGTGGCCTGCCGCGCGTCGTGTTGGGCGTGCGTGGCGTGATCAGCTTTCGCCTCACCACCTACGGCCCGGCCATGAGCCTCCACTCGGGCCATTACGGCAACGTCGCGCCCAACCCGGCCGCCCGTCTCGCGCATCTCATCGCGTCGATGCGCGCTGATGACGGAACCATCATTGTTGATGGGTTCGATCGCGCCGCCGATCCCATATCCCCGCAAGCCCGCGCACTCGCACGCGAAGCCTATGACGACGGCGAAATGCTGCGCGGACCGCAACTAGCTGGCACGGAGTCCGGCTTGACCTACGGCGAGTCCGTGTTGCGCACGGCGCTCAACGTCACGCAGCTCCAATATGCCAGCGTCGGGGCGCAACGAAACGCGATCGGCCCGGAAGCGAGCGCGGGCTTCGACGTGCGCATCGCGCCAGGCGTAACGCTGGAAGAGGTGCGTGAACTCATCACCGCGCATGTGCGCGCCCAAGGCTACGAACTGGTCGATGATGCACCCACCGAAGCGCAGCGCTTCGCGCACGCCAAACTCGCCCGCCTCGAATGGGGCGACCTCGGCTACGTTTCCGCGATGTCGCCGCCCGACAATCCAGGCGTCGCGCGCGTGATCGACGTGATGCGCGCGGCGACCAATAACGAAGTGCGCGTGCCGCCGCTGCTGGGCGGCAGTCTGCCGATCGCGCCAATCGGCGATGTGCTCAACACGCCGTTCGTGATCGTGCCGATTGTCAATGCCGACAACAATCAACACGCCCCGAACGAGAACGTGCGCATGCGCGAATTCAGGCACGGCATTGAGCTTTACGCCGCTCTGTTGGCGGAAGCCGGAAACGGCTGGGACTAG
- a CDS encoding transcriptional regulator of AraC family, with product MSEPGPNHPLQDDWRILAAGEGWRVIDAVCRAGPEDRPFEEAHDFVCVAAVTEGTFNYRTRSGRAALAPGGVLLGELGACYQCGHEHGRGDRCIAFHFAPSRFEAILAATPGARDIGFGHAHLPPLTALAPLMAEAEAAREDGDGAALQEIGLRMASGVASLINEALPARRFTARDHARISEAVRRIERDAHEALSLDDLADEAGMDPFAFLRAFKTIIGMTPHQFVLRTRMHRAAVRLRRSRDTVSDIAFDAGFGDLSTFNRRFKRVMGSSPTAFRAQARA from the coding sequence GTGAGCGAGCCCGGCCCGAACCACCCTTTGCAGGACGATTGGCGTATCTTGGCCGCCGGCGAGGGATGGCGCGTGATCGATGCAGTCTGCCGCGCAGGCCCTGAAGATCGACCTTTCGAGGAAGCGCACGATTTTGTCTGCGTCGCGGCGGTTACCGAGGGCACGTTCAATTATCGCACGCGATCCGGCCGTGCGGCGTTGGCGCCGGGCGGTGTGTTGCTGGGTGAACTCGGCGCCTGTTACCAATGCGGCCACGAACACGGGCGCGGAGACAGGTGCATCGCGTTTCATTTCGCGCCGTCGCGCTTTGAAGCGATCCTTGCCGCCACGCCCGGCGCGCGCGACATCGGCTTTGGGCACGCGCATTTGCCGCCACTGACCGCACTCGCGCCATTGATGGCCGAGGCGGAAGCCGCGCGAGAAGATGGCGATGGCGCAGCGCTTCAAGAGATCGGTCTGCGCATGGCGAGTGGGGTTGCATCGCTCATCAACGAGGCATTGCCGGCCCGGCGTTTCACAGCCCGCGATCACGCACGCATTTCAGAAGCCGTACGCCGGATAGAACGTGATGCGCACGAGGCGTTGTCTCTCGATGATCTCGCGGACGAAGCGGGTATGGACCCGTTTGCCTTCCTGCGCGCGTTCAAGACGATTATCGGCATGACGCCGCATCAATTCGTGTTGCGTACACGGATGCATCGCGCCGCGGTGCGGTTGCGGCGCTCACGCGATACGGTGTCGGATATCGCGTTCGACGCAGGTTTCGGCGATCTGTCGACGTTTAATCGCCGTTTCAAGCGCGTCATGGGGTCAAGCCCAACCGCATTCCGCGCGCAGGCGCGGGCTTGA